The DNA sequence tttttaaatatctaGTTCCTTTTCGATAacttataaatgatggataaaTAGTGGAAACCTTCTAAAATAATTCGTATTAAAGAGATCGAACCATTTCTTACAAACTATTCTAGGTGGTGACGACGTACAACAATTATGCGATGCTGGAGAAGAGGAATTTCTGGAAATTATGGCGCTCGTTGGTATGGCAAGCAAACCTCTCCATGTTAGAAGACTTCAAAAAGCTCTTCAGGAATGGCTCACAAATCCTTGTAAAGTACcttaatatcaaataatttcgTACATTTGACTAAATCATTTTATCAaacaattatacaaaatatttgaaaatgataaaattacaaaaataaggACGTATGTATAAAAAGAaaccataaaaataaaaatatattacattctGCAAAACATAGATATTATTAATGTTACGGTAAATCAGaaactttaataattaatcCACAATCAAAATTCTGTTATAGCACTTTTCCAAACACCAGTTGTACCGACAACGGCTACGTGTAAAGCTCCTGCTGGCATAGGATTTCCGTGCGTGAGTCCTAGGCCGCAAGTACAAAATCTTCAAGGTTTTACAACGACTTCGCAAACAGCAACTCCTACTCCATATGTTTCGTCGCACGTATCTCTAACACCATTACCATGTAGAAGTACTAGCCCTATTGTATCCGTTACAAGTGTAACAGCACCAGTGGCCTCAACAACATTTCGACAAAGTCCAAGTCCCAATACACCTCTGCCTTATACTACTTCTCACAGTCCTGGTATATTACAGgtataattcaaataaaaaaaatgttgctACTCTTATTCCAGTTTTATGAGCAATAGATGTAGCATATATTAAAGATATATTTTGTTCTTAAtacttaattatttaaatatttgattgCTTCAATTTAGacataaaatactataatatacaaatttGTATCGATGTATAATGAATTGGATCGGATTTAGTCTTCTCTGGGCGTTTGAAATCTGTATATTTAAAACTTTATCATTATAAGACACAACAAAACCAATTATATCACATTTTTCAGACAAAAGACATGCATATTTCTCCATACTCGATTGGTCAATAACATTTTAATAACTTTTGCATCCTGTGTAAATGAGTTATTGGAGAAATACGATTACTTTCAGGTAGGGACATGTGAGTCATCCTGTGGTAGTGGTACAACACCAAGTCCTAGTGGCGGTGGTGGTGCACCTGCGAGTCCAACGCAACCTACTCCAACTCTTTTGCAATCTCAAATACAAAGACTTGCAGAGGCAGCTGAAAGACTTGCCGCTACTATTCGACCCGTTGATCCAAAACCTCATAATGTTAAgaaaaaaatttgcaaaaatttAGAAGTAAATATCACTTTTTGTACATGCTTAAAATGATCCATAAATTTTATGTAATCGTATTATTTGTAGATGGTAATGGCTATGCCTGATAGTGATCCACGtagaatggaagaaattcgGAAATATGCAGCAATTTACGGAAGGTTTGACTGTAAGAGGAAACCGGAGAAACCATTGACATTGCACGAAGTGTCAGTAAATGAGGCTGCTGCACAAATTTGCAGGTTCGTACCTGCCCTTCTTACTAGAAGAGATGAACTTTTTCCTTTGGCCCGACGCGTTGTGAGAGATTCTGGGTATCATTATTCAAAAAATCATTAGTAAGTATCTTtagtttctataaaaatattattaactcTATTACAAGTATTTAGAATGAAAATATTgaagattaatgtaggtaataGAATTACAAGAGGCAATAGGTAATAGAACTATAAGTATCGTGAATTTTCTTAGAAAAAGATTGTCCTTTTTTTGTTAATTTCTTcgaatatacacatatacatataaagtttATCTTCCTAAAACCATAATTCTAGTTACAGATCCTttctatattaatttaaaaggtataaatatacagggtgttcggctactatttctatataatttaaggagtgatttttaacgccgaaataagacgaaaagcaagaatacaaaaattgcattttcggtTTTAATTTTTAGTTATTGACAATCAAAAATCGGACAAAATATCCCTGCACACGTGCAAACTTTCTTACATGAACGAAAGGAGGTCAACCTAAGCAACCTCAACAGTGATCCTCAATTCGGTCGACATATGAGCGACAGTTTACCTCCTATAAGATAACCGTGGTATTCGGAGACGTAAACAACCTCGCGCGACGTTTCGCAAAAGAAATGGTAGATTAAACATTAAACCTGCTTACTCGTGGAAATCCATAAGAGTATATCAAAAGCCACCCTATGAAATTTCCGAGTAGAGGAGATTAATGTTTCCTCTAATCCTTTGCCTCTGCGAGTGTCCACAGCAAAATCACACACGCACCGCGATTGTCCTATAACCAGAAATGTTCGTTACGCATATTTGTGATTGCATATTTGTTAAACTTTGCCTCATCAGTAAATAATATTCTGGCGGAGAAATTGAGATCGCGTTGGACTCCTACTCATTCATTCTTAGCTGTTGAACTTTCTGGATACTATACGGGTATAGATTTTCTCCCTTCAATACTGACCATACGGTGCTGTTGCTGGCACCTTTTTCAGCAGTAATAGTCCTCGTACTCAAATTGGGATTTTGTTGAATACGGTGCAGTGTTCTATCTCCCAGGTCCGTGTCGTCGTATTGAATTCGTATGCCAGATAAGACAGGTTTTAATGTGCCCATAGTCGTATTATCCCATAGTCGTTGAGCTATATCACAAAATGTTTGTGCGCCGAGTATAGTCCTGTTGGGATATTTTTCAACGTATAAACGTCGCACTTTTGCATTATTCCCGTCCGCCGCAACGTAGCAAAAGTATATATGCGAAAGTTCTGAAAATGTATACATTCTATAATAAATGTGGCTACAATATAAAGACTGCTACACTGCATACAACactttcaaatattattttgacattttgtgatgaaaaatgaatatttaccgaaaaacttATAGTCGGTTTTTCAACACTTGTCAatgttaaattaatattttatattattccaTGAATATAGTCACAATGTTTGcttcaaaataaataataaatgcgaTAGTTATGCTTCTTTTCTATACTAGAGCTTTCTTAGAGCATTCTTCTAACTTTTTTCTTTCCATGTTTAAAACACGTTATGGTCATAAAAACTGAAGACAATAAGGCTTGAAGAATTGAGATATTTCCGAAACCCATTTGATAAACAGAAAGTCCACTTTTTCAATGAGCATATCTAATAAATCTCTAGCTATATAAAGTTTGAAGATTGTGTAAAATAGGTTTTTTTAAACACTTTTGATATACAGCCTCTTCGCTTCCTCAATATCGTACCCTTGCTTTCAAAAAGAACTTCTTAAATATCATAACTGTTCTTGAATAATTCCGAGTTGTACAAAGAAAATGAAATCATCGGTAATGAGTACCGTAAATTTTTCTTTCTGAATGAACTCTCCATCATTACACTACCATGTTTTAGCTATTTTGAAGCAAGAAACTAGAACAGTTTTGGAAGAACAAAATCATTCCCACATTCGAAGGGGAACTTTTAAAGAACTGAAAATATTAAGTTAGAGTCTTACTTGAATGTATTGTATATTCAGTGCGCGTAGTGCGTGTACTGCAAGAGCACTTGACCAGTTGTTTTGGAAACAGGATGGTAGATCGGTTGAAGAAGACCTGTGTTTTGGTCTGCTCAGTTACCAGATTTAAATCCTCTCGATTTTTACTACTGAGACACATGAAAACACAATACAGCAAAATTTTAAGAGAAGAGTCAGGATCTGTTTACAAGAAAACGAGGGACATAACGAACATCTATTGTAATTTGTTGTATTTTTTGTGGACACTCGCGGCTGGGAAAATCGCGATGCATGTGTGATTTTGCTGTGGACACTCGCGGAAGTAAAGGATTAGAGGAAACATTAATACTCTCCATTCAGAAATTTCATAGTGCGGTTTTCGATATGTTCTTGTGGATTTCCACGAGTAAGCAGGTTGAATGTTCAAACTGCCACTTCTTTTGCGAAGCGTCGCGCGGGTTTGTTTACGTCTCCGAATACCATAGTTTTCTTCTCTACGACTCATACTAGGTGAGCTGCAGCTCATATGTCGATCGAATTGAGAATCTCTGTGTGCTCCGCTGCTTAGGCTGACCTCCTTTCGTTCATGTAAGGAAGTTTGCTCGCGTGCAGGGATATTTTGGCCGACTTTTTATTGTCAATAGCTAAAAAATCAAACCAAAAAagcaatttttttattcttgatcTTCGTCTCATTTCAACGTCAAGAATCACTCCTTAAATTATATAGAAACAGTAAcagaacaccctgtatatacatAGGGATGACTTTTAAGTTACACAGTGTTATAGAAGGTTAGCCAAATCTACATATAGTTTTTAAGCCAATTAAAGtataatattcataattaaAATGCTTTAGCTTATCCGTGTCAAGGCCACGTGAAAATGGCGAAGAAAACGAACCTGATCGTACAAAACGACAAAAGCTCGAGCTTGAGGGTGAGAATGAAGATGCGACGCAGGTTAGCTCACCTCGACCATAATAATAAGCCATGTACATACAGATTCCAGTTCAGAATCATTATAAACTTGGGACAAAGTCAcggattttaatataaattgaaTACGACATATCTTATGTGATACATCAATTATAtggtataattataaaaattagatACCAAgaaattttcattatatttaaaattacacTAAACAAACGTTTTATTAAAGAATTTAATCAACTTAATAtaagaaaaattatgaaataatttccTTGGTAACGtgcataatattaattattagatAAGTTGaatcaatttataatttttatgatcAGTAATTAAAGAAATTACTAAGTAATGgttatacaaaaataaaatcgacaatttttttaaatattacaaaatatcgcaTACATAGCctaaaaaaaaaagttacaAAATCCTTGATGGAATTCCATAGTTATGATTTGATCTGGAATCGTTGGCATATTAATGAGCTGCTGCACTCGCATGAGCGCTAACAACTAACTATGCACCCAGCACGTAAACAATTGCAACACGTAAACTACCACTACGTTGATATACGCGCGAAGCACAAGCAGAAAAGGTCAAGTATAGCTTTTGCATAACATGCATGGCTTTTGTACTAAATGTTTGTATACTTATGTTTGTTAATTAACAAGTATTTAAAaaacgttaaatattttgtaaatgtacatacatataaaaaGATTCTTCTCAGAAACTGTTTTTCCTTAAGTAGAAggtgcttttttttttaataagaattttttttaatttatggattaacatattaaaaattaaattactatCTAAAACACAATTAATTCATACAATATTTTCTTCCACACTTGTTAGGACTCTATGCTTTGTTCCTGGTGTCCTTACGAGTTGTGTATGCCTGTTATATTAGTTATATCGAGTAATTGTTATTAactatagtaataataataattagctTTTTTCTGGCTTTCATTTCCTATGCTATATTTGTCACTTCTACTGTCTGTAGCAGTTCACTGTTCTAGGAGGAGTTGGATCTACGTTGCCCTGAAATGGATGTAGGTAACTCAACAATTAGAAGACACAGATCTTCAAGGTGATTACTTTGAGCTCAAATGGATTATTAAGTAGATAATACGCTATAAAATACTTTATATAGATTGCAATCTTGAATAtcacatatatattttattgacTTTTAATtgcaaagaaattaattttgcaAGTATATATTGATGTTCAGACATTTGCATTGTTTTAGTCCAGTTTGGAGGAAGAAGAATAACAATGGTATGTTCAGTGCGAGTATCGAGGAGATTAGCGACTCTGACAGTCAACTTTCATTTTCAAATGAAGAGTCTTCATCGATACACGTAAGCAAATGAATTGCGAATGTATGTGTACTAATTATTTCAAGTTGACAAATGGTCCTATTTACAGGACACTAATGAAGTTGAAGCAGATAATACAGATAAGGAAAGTGATTTCAATCTTAAGGtagtaaattttatttaaattgatatacgtattatttactaatttctgaagaaacatatatataatgatatcaagttaaataaataataagtagTAAATGCTAATTTGGCTTTCAATTTGATCAAATATAGGTAATAGCTTCACGGGGAGATAATATAATTGCTGTGGCAAATCCTGCATTAATGGAATGTAATCATCCTATAAAAGAAGAACCAACAGATGAAAAACCAACGCTGTGATattgttaaaaaattgtattatcaTAGTTGTCTCGTTCTTAGAAACATGTTTCAGCCTGTATTAGaattagtattattatatatatttgacCACTGTCGTGTTATTtcctataatataatttttatgttgGTTGTTGCTGCACAAGTAAAATTTTTGCAttaaaaactattttaaaaTCAGAATTAACAGATGTTACAATGGGTTTCATAAAACCAACACAAGTATGTTAAAAAATACGACGCTGGTCATTATttgattttaataaattctTCGTACTTATTTTAAGCTACAAAAACATTTTTAGATGTTGTATATACTATTAATTTCCTTAAATCAAAAGCGTGTGTTGACTGAAATATAATTGCGTATTGTATAACactaaaatttgtaaatatacaATGAACCTTTTTTATTCAATGTATTGTATTTTTAAAGCAATCTATACATTATCATATGATTTATGTAAGTTAATAAATACGTATGAAAGTAGTTACTTTGTATTATTGTAAATTTCCAAAAATATATAGCTTTCGAATTCTATATTCTTGAGCATCTTCATATTTGTCACTGTTACGAATGATATATCCATTCCTCAGTATAGAATACTAGAATACTGTATAATACAGTTTAGTACAGTTGTACATACTACTATACGACTTGTGATACAGTCTGCTACTGAGTACAGTCGTAGAGATATATCGTGTGATCGAATGTAAAGACATAGTACGTGAGGAAACTGAAaaaaacgatattgaaatagAAAGGGAATTCACAGGGGTCTTTTGTGTCCTTGTCTAATAAGCATGCACATTCGTACAGTAAATATGAAGCGTAACACTGATCAAAGAACGGCGTAAGTATACACGTCTGATCAAATAAGGATAGAACGGGCTTATATGCAACGTTTTCTTTCTATTCGTATATCGCATCTACTTTCACGGTAATATATGTTATGATTTGACATGACTCCGTCGCACACTCTATTCTTATATCTTTATGAATACAATATAGGTAATAGTATGGTCTTGGAAATGTTATCTGTTGTCCATGTGTACAGTACATATGTATAGTACATAGTAGTATGTACATGAGTCCGGATAATATTATCAGTTtgctattaattaacaattactaaaaatagaatataaatatattgcatATAGACttcaatgaaattttataatcgATGATATAACAATTATAGGTTATGTTATTATAGGTTATGTTCATCAACCCGTATAGAAAGGTGCACGTGGTAAAATTCATCATTTATAATTGAATTAATACACATTTGTTTGACCGAAGCAATGGCTTTAAAAGCAAAGAAGAAAACCTTAGCAGACAAAGTGAATTCATTAGTTACTACAACACCAGTAACTTTTAATTCCGACGATGAAGCGGAAGACACGAAAGCAAAACTAGTTGATCGTTATGATGAAAGTGATAATTCAGAtagtaattttcaaatttcggAGATACGTAGACGAAATGTGGATCTCTTGGATCAAGTGGACGAAAGGTACGAAATtttacttcaattttattatagaATTATTTAATGGGATCATTATTTCTCTATTATAGGTATAAAGGTAAAAAAGTTTCAAGAAAAGATATATATGAggatgatgatgatgaagatTCTGTTGTACAAAGCACATCAGAAAGTGAAGATGAAGAAATGAATAGTATGGAGCAAGAAAGTGATGATATCAACAACAGTAATAATGAAGAAGATATGGAAGATGATGATAGCAATATGGAGGATAGTGAAAATGATCATTCGAATGAGGAAATGAGTTATGACAGTAAAATAAATTTAGAGCAAGATTCTGAAAATGAAGATAGTAAGGATATTCTTTTTACACAGCAGGGGACAGATATCAAAACAATATCACAGATAAATATAAGAGCAGATATAGAAAAAGGTAGTTGTGTTAGAAGTCAATTAAAGCTTTGggaaaatttattagaaataagaataaaattacaaaaatgtttaattacgaGTAATCAAATGCCGCAGCATGAtgtttatcaaaattttaaaatGGATGCAGAATATACAAAAACAACTGATGAAGTAAAAAATAAGTTGAAGATATTATTGAATAATATGTTACAGTTGCAAACTTTCTTTTTAAAACAATACCCCGAAACAAAAAATTTATCTATGtctaataaaaaaaggaaagctGAAGAAAGCACAGATGAAATAGCAAATACAGAAGATCCAATGGATGAAGAAATTCTTTCAGATACAGAGAATGAAAATGAAGATACAGATACAATTTCAGACAAATATAAAGAAAACTTTAACAACAATGTATTTAGCAAAAAATTGAAACTTAAAGACTATGAAAAGATATTAAATGATAATCACAAATcatatatagaatatagaaaTTCTGTTGTACAAAAATGGAATGAAAAGACAAGAATAACTAGTGGTAAATTAAATAAAGGTATGAGTGAAACAACTCTGAAACAAATTGAATTCGCTCTAAATGATAAAGAAAAGTTGCTTAAAAAAAGTAGATTGAAACGTTCAGAATATAAAATTGTTGGTAAGGAACAAGTAACAGAAGATAGTGATGGTAGAAGAATTCAAGACTATGATTCTGAAATTTACGATGATGATGACTTCTATCATCAACTTTTAAGAGATTTAATTGAATATAAATCATCTGATATCACTGATCCTATACAACTTAGTAAACAATGGATAAAATTACAGAATATGAGgcgaaaaatgaaaagaaaaatagatacAAGAGCTACTAAAGGTAGAagaatacgttataatgtacatAATAAGT is a window from the Bombus affinis isolate iyBomAffi1 chromosome 9, iyBomAffi1.2, whole genome shotgun sequence genome containing:
- the LOC126920540 gene encoding NGFI-A-binding protein homolog isoform X7; this encodes MENRVLGPTPEETTAAVTTSCGIGTSSPVASAPTNTVTGVGGSGALTSATCTIQNPVVVVASPPTKHQQPAAVLSTIPTVPTVPSVSGVTAAVPKILSRNINGTLVQTSVPQNEAELQLYRVMQRASLLSYYDTLLEMGGDDVQQLCDAGEEEFLEIMALVGMASKPLHVRRLQKALQEWLTNPSLFQTPVVPTTATCKAPAGIGFPCVSPRPQVQNLQGFTTTSQTATPTPYVSSHVSLTPLPCRSTSPIVSVTSVTAPVASTTFRQSPSPNTPLPYTTSHSPGILQVGTCESSCGSGTTPSPSGGGGAPASPTQPTPTLLQSQIQRLAEAAERLAATIRPVDPKPHNVKKKICKNLEMVMAMPDSDPRRMEEIRKYAAIYGRFDCKRKPEKPLTLHEVSVNEAAAQICRFVPALLTRRDELFPLARRVVRDSGYHYSKNHYLSVSRPRENGEENEPDRTKRQKLELEGENEDATQFTVLGGVGSTLP
- the LOC126920541 gene encoding protein AATF-like produces the protein MALKAKKKTLADKVNSLVTTTPVTFNSDDEAEDTKAKLVDRYDESDNSDSNFQISEIRRRNVDLLDQVDERYKGKKVSRKDIYEDDDDEDSVVQSTSESEDEEMNSMEQESDDINNSNNEEDMEDDDSNMEDSENDHSNEEMSYDSKINLEQDSENEDSKDILFTQQGTDIKTISQINIRADIEKGSCVRSQLKLWENLLEIRIKLQKCLITSNQMPQHDVYQNFKMDAEYTKTTDEVKNKLKILLNNMLQLQTFFLKQYPETKNLSMSNKKRKAEESTDEIANTEDPMDEEILSDTENENEDTDTISDKYKENFNNNVFSKKLKLKDYEKILNDNHKSYIEYRNSVVQKWNEKTRITSGKLNKGMSETTLKQIEFALNDKEKLLKKSRLKRSEYKIVGKEQVTEDSDGRRIQDYDSEIYDDDDFYHQLLRDLIEYKSSDITDPIQLSKQWIKLQNMRRKMKRKIDTRATKGRRIRYNVHNKLVNFMAPITTNDTWTDHAKDELYSSLFGRIKPPNVEVGR
- the LOC126920540 gene encoding NGFI-A-binding protein homolog isoform X1, which codes for MENRVLGPTPEETTAAVTTSCGIGTSSPVASAPTNTVTGVGGSGALTSATCTIQNPVVVVASPPTKHQQPAAVLSTIPTVPTVPSVSGVTAAVPKILSRNINGTLVQTSVPQNEAELQLYRVMQRASLLSYYDTLLEMGGDDVQQLCDAGEEEFLEIMALVGMASKPLHVRRLQKALQEWLTNPSLFQTPVVPTTATCKAPAGIGFPCVSPRPQVQNLQGFTTTSQTATPTPYVSSHVSLTPLPCRSTSPIVSVTSVTAPVASTTFRQSPSPNTPLPYTTSHSPGILQVGTCESSCGSGTTPSPSGGGGAPASPTQPTPTLLQSQIQRLAEAAERLAATIRPVDPKPHNVKKKICKNLEMVMAMPDSDPRRMEEIRKYAAIYGRFDCKRKPEKPLTLHEVSVNEAAAQICRFVPALLTRRDELFPLARRVVRDSGYHYSKNHYLSVSRPRENGEENEPDRTKRQKLELEGENEDATQEELDLRCPEMDVGNSTIRRHRSSSPVWRKKNNNGMFSASIEEISDSDSQLSFSNEESSSIHDTNEVEADNTDKESDFNLKVIASRGDNIIAVANPALMECNHPIKEEPTDEKPTL
- the LOC126920540 gene encoding NGFI-A-binding protein homolog isoform X6, with amino-acid sequence MENRVLGPTPEETTAAVTTSCGIGTSSPVASAPTNTVTGVGGSGALTSATCTIQNPVVVVASPPTKHQQPAAVLSTIPTVPTVPSVSGVTAAVPKILSRNINGTLVQTSVPQNEAELQLYRVMQRASLLSYYDTLLEMGGDDVQQLCDAGEEEFLEIMALVGMASKPLHVRRLQKALQEWLTNPSLFQTPVVPTTATCKAPAGIGFPCVSPRPQVQNLQGFTTTSQTATPTPYVSSHVSLTPLPCRSTSPIVSVTSVTAPVASTTFRQSPSPNTPLPYTTSHSPGILQVGTCESSCGSGTTPSPSGGGGAPASPTQPTPTLLQSQIQRLAEAAERLAATIRPVDPKPHNVKKKICKNLEMVMAMPDSDPRRMEEIRKYAAIYGRFDCKRKPEKPLTLHEVSVNEAAAQICRFVPALLTRRDELFPLARRVVRDSGYHYSKNHYLSVSRPRENGEENEPDRTKRQKLELEGENEDATQQFTVLGGVGSTLP
- the LOC126920546 gene encoding uncharacterized protein LOC126920546, which produces MCLSSKNREDLNLVTEQTKTQVFFNRSTILFPKQLVKCSCSTRTTRTEYTIHSKLSHIYFCYVAADGNNAKVRRLYVEKYPNRTILGAQTFCDIAQRLWDNTTMGTLKPVLSGIRIQYDDTDLGDRTLHRIQQNPNLSTRTITAEKGASNSTVWTIAVRV
- the LOC126920540 gene encoding NGFI-A-binding protein homolog isoform X8, translated to MENRVLGPTPEETTAAVTTSCGIGTSSPVASAPTNTVTGVGGSGALTSATCTIQNPVVVVASPPTKHQQPAAVLSTIPTVPTVPSVSGVTAAVPKILSRNINGTLVQTSVPQNEAELQLYRVMQRASLLSYYDTLLEMGGDDVQQLCDAGEEEFLEIMALVGMASKPLHVRRLQKALQEWLTNPSLFQTPVVPTTATCKAPAGIGFPCVSPRPQVQNLQGFTTTSQTATPTPYVSSHVSLTPLPCRSTSPIVSVTSVTAPVASTTFRQSPSPNTPLPYTTSHSPGILQVGTCESSCGSGTTPSPSGGGGAPASPTQPTPTLLQSQIQRLAEAAERLAATIRPVDPKPHNVKKKICKNLEMVMAMPDSDPRRMEEIRKYAAIYGRFDCKRKPEKPLTLHEVSVNEAAAQICRFVPALLTRRDELFPLARRVVRDSGYHYSKNHYLSVSRPRENGEENEPDRTKRQKLELEGENEDATQHVNNCNT
- the LOC126920540 gene encoding NGFI-A-binding protein homolog isoform X3, translating into MENRVLGPTPEETTAAVTTSCGIGTSSPVASAPTNTVTGVGGSGALTSATCTIQNPVVVVASPPTKHQQPAAVLSTIPTVPTVPSVSGVTAAVPKILSRNINGTLVQTSVPQNEAELQLYRVMQRASLLSYYDTLLEMGGDDVQQLCDAGEEEFLEIMALVGMASKPLHVRRLQKALQEWLTNPSLFQTPVVPTTATCKAPAGIGFPCVSPRPQVQNLQGFTTTSQTATPTPYVSSHVSLTPLPCRSTSPIVSVTSVTAPVASTTFRQSPSPNTPLPYTTSHSPGILQVGTCESSCGSGTTPSPSGGGGAPASPTQPTPTLLQSQIQRLAEAAERLAATIRPVDPKPHNVKKKICKNLEMVMAMPDSDPRRMEEIRKYAAIYGRFDCKRKPEKPLTLHEVSVNEAAAQICSLSVSRPRENGEENEPDRTKRQKLELEGENEDATQEELDLRCPEMDVGNSTIRRHRSSSPVWRKKNNNGMFSASIEEISDSDSQLSFSNEESSSIHDTNEVEADNTDKESDFNLKVIASRGDNIIAVANPALMECNHPIKEEPTDEKPTL
- the LOC126920540 gene encoding NGFI-A-binding protein homolog isoform X4, which translates into the protein MENRVLGPTPEETTAAVTTSCGIGTSSPVASAPTNTVTGVGGSGALTSATCTIQNPVVVVASPPTKHQQPAAVLSTIPTVPTVPSVSGVTAAVPKILSRNINGTLVQTSVPQNEAELQLYRVMQRASLLSYYDTLLEMGGDDVQQLCDAGEEEFLEIMALVGMASKPLHVRRLQKALQEWLTNPSLFQTPVVPTTATCKAPAGIGFPCVSPRPQVQNLQGFTTTSQTATPTPYVSSHVSLTPLPCRSTSPIVSVTSVTAPVASTTFRQSPSPNTPLPYTTSHSPGILQVGTCESSCGSGTTPSPSGGGGAPASPTQPTPTLLQSQIQRLAEAAERLAATIRPVDPKPHNVKKKICKNLEMVMAMPDSDPRRMEEIRKYAAIYGRFDCKRKPEKPLTLHEVSVNEAAAQICSLSVSRPRENGEENEPDRTKRQKLELEGENEDATQELDLRCPEMDVGNSTIRRHRSSSPVWRKKNNNGMFSASIEEISDSDSQLSFSNEESSSIHDTNEVEADNTDKESDFNLKVIASRGDNIIAVANPALMECNHPIKEEPTDEKPTL
- the LOC126920540 gene encoding NGFI-A-binding protein homolog isoform X2; amino-acid sequence: MENRVLGPTPEETTAAVTTSCGIGTSSPVASAPTNTVTGVGGSGALTSATCTIQNPVVVVASPPTKHQQPAAVLSTIPTVPTVPSVSGVTAAVPKILSRNINGTLVQTSVPQNEAELQLYRVMQRASLLSYYDTLLEMGGDDVQQLCDAGEEEFLEIMALVGMASKPLHVRRLQKALQEWLTNPSLFQTPVVPTTATCKAPAGIGFPCVSPRPQVQNLQGFTTTSQTATPTPYVSSHVSLTPLPCRSTSPIVSVTSVTAPVASTTFRQSPSPNTPLPYTTSHSPGILQVGTCESSCGSGTTPSPSGGGGAPASPTQPTPTLLQSQIQRLAEAAERLAATIRPVDPKPHNVKKKICKNLEMVMAMPDSDPRRMEEIRKYAAIYGRFDCKRKPEKPLTLHEVSVNEAAAQICRFVPALLTRRDELFPLARRVVRDSGYHYSKNHYLSVSRPRENGEENEPDRTKRQKLELEGENEDATQELDLRCPEMDVGNSTIRRHRSSSPVWRKKNNNGMFSASIEEISDSDSQLSFSNEESSSIHDTNEVEADNTDKESDFNLKVIASRGDNIIAVANPALMECNHPIKEEPTDEKPTL
- the LOC126920540 gene encoding NGFI-A-binding protein homolog isoform X5, translating into MENRVLGPTPEETTAAVTTSCGIGTSSPVASAPTNTVTGVGGSGALTSATCTIQNPVVVVASPPTKHQQPAAVLSTIPTVPTVPSVSGVTAAVPKILSRNINGTLVQTSVPQNEAELQLYRVMQRASLLSYYDTLLEMGGDDVQQLCDAGEEEFLEIMALVGMASKPLHVRRLQKALQEWLTNPSLFQTPVVPTTATCKAPAGIGFPCVSPRPQVQNLQGFTTTSQTATPTPYVSSHVSLTPLPCRSTSPIVSVTSVTAPVASTTFRQSPSPNTPLPYTTSHSPGILQVGTCESSCGSGTTPSPSGGGGAPASPTQPTPTLLQSQIQRLAEAAERLAATIRPVDPKPHNVKKKICKNLEMVMAMPDSDPRRMEEIRKYAAIYGRFDCKRKPEKPLTLHEVSVNEAAAQICRFVPALLTRRDELFPLARRVVRDSGYHYSKNHYLSVSRPRENGEENEPDRTKRQKLELEGENEDATQEELDLRCPEMDVGNSTIRRHRSSSPVWRKKNNNGMFSASIEEISDSDSQLSFSNEESSSIHLKQIIQIRKVISILR